A stretch of DNA from Curtobacterium sp. MCBD17_035:
GTCGCCGCGGTCGTCGGCGACGGCGAGGCCGAGACCGGCCCCCTGGCGACCAGCTGGCACTCCAACAAGTTCATCGACCCGCTCCATGACGGCGTCGTGCTCCCGATCCTGCACCTCAACGGGTACAAGATCGCGAATCCGACCGTGCTCGCCCGGATCCCCGAGGAGGAGCTGCTGTCGCTCATGCGCGGGTACGGCCACACCCCCTACGTCGTGTCCGGCGGGTTCGACGGCGAGGACCCGCGGGCGGTCCACCGCCGGATGGCGGAGACCCTCGACCGGGTCCTCGACCACGTCGCCGAGATCAAGGCCGCAGCCGCCGCGGGCACCCTGGAGGGCCGCCCCGCCTGGCCGATGATCGTCCTGCGCACACCGAAGGGCTGGACGTGCCCCGCCGAGATCGACGGCAAGCCCGCCGAGGGCAGCTGGCGTGCCCACCAGGTGCCGCTCGCGAGCGCCCGGGACACCGAGGAACACCTGCAGGTACTCGAGGGCTGGCTCCGCTCCTACCGGCCCGAGGAGCTGTTCGACGACGAGGGCCGGCCCGTCGCACTCGCGACGGCGCTCGCCCCGACCGGCGACCGGCGGATGAGCGCCAACCCCGTCGCGAACGGCGGGCTGCTCAAGCGGGACCTCGTGTTGCCCGACTTCCGCGACTACGCGGTCGACGTCCCCACGCACGGCGGCTCCATCGACGAGTCCACCCGGGTCCTCGGTCGGTGGCTCGCCGACGTCGTCCTCGCGAATCCGGACACGTTCCGGATCTTCGGCCCCGACGAGACCGCGTCGAACCGCCTGAACGCCGTGCTCGACGTGACCGACAAGCAGTGGGACGCCGAGGTGGTGCCGTCGGACGAGCACCTGGCGCGCGCGGGCCGCGTCATGGAGATGCTGAGCGAGCACCAGTGCCAGGGGTGGCTCGAGGGCTACCTGCTGACCGGACGGCACGGACTGTTCACCAGCTACGAGGCCTTCATCCACATCGTCGACTCGATGCTCAACCAGCACGCGAAGTGGCTCAAGGTGAGCAAGACCATCCCGTGGCGGCGGCCGATCGCGTCGCTCAACTATCTGCTGTCGTCGCACGTGTGGCGCCAGGACCACAACGGGCTGTCGCACCAGGACCCGGGTTTCATCGACCACGTCGTCAACAAGAAGCCAGACATCGTTCGGGTGTACCTGCCGTTCGACGCCAACACGTTGCTCTCGACGTACGACCACTGCCTCCGGAGCGTGGACTACGTGAACGTCGTCGTGGCGGGCAAGCAGCCGACGTTCAAC
This window harbors:
- a CDS encoding phosphoketolase family protein; this encodes MTDTTISRTDTTATEVAFRRGNGAEVDEPTIDRLDAWWRTANYLSVGQIYLLDNPLLRRPLTRDDVKPRLLGHWGTTPGLNFVYAHLNRAIQERDLDTLYVTGPGHGGPGMVANAYLDGTYTEVYPRIGQDEDGVRRLFRQFSFPGGIPSHAAPETPGSIHEGGELGYALSHAYGAAFDNPDLLVAAVVGDGEAETGPLATSWHSNKFIDPLHDGVVLPILHLNGYKIANPTVLARIPEEELLSLMRGYGHTPYVVSGGFDGEDPRAVHRRMAETLDRVLDHVAEIKAAAAAGTLEGRPAWPMIVLRTPKGWTCPAEIDGKPAEGSWRAHQVPLASARDTEEHLQVLEGWLRSYRPEELFDDEGRPVALATALAPTGDRRMSANPVANGGLLKRDLVLPDFRDYAVDVPTHGGSIDESTRVLGRWLADVVLANPDTFRIFGPDETASNRLNAVLDVTDKQWDAEVVPSDEHLARAGRVMEMLSEHQCQGWLEGYLLTGRHGLFTSYEAFIHIVDSMLNQHAKWLKVSKTIPWRRPIASLNYLLSSHVWRQDHNGLSHQDPGFIDHVVNKKPDIVRVYLPFDANTLLSTYDHCLRSVDYVNVVVAGKQPTFNWLPMDEAIAHMTRGLGIFDWAGTEVDGEEPDVVLACAGDVPTLETLAAASILRREVPSLRVRVVNVVDLMRLVSEGEHPHGLSDAEFDAVFTPDKPVVFAYHGYPWLIHRLTYRRHGSGNLHVRGYTEEGTTTTPFDMVMLNDMDRYHLVIDVLDRVPGLASRSAGLRQRMQDARMAARAWTREHGEDIPEVADWTWTDDGDAHHDAAAVRSANVGVDTVSATAATGGDNE